A genomic window from Bdellovibrio sp. SKB1291214 includes:
- a CDS encoding cupin domain-containing protein — protein sequence MIITRWQAPLVPSKSQVHMILEAEGLEPYDEVYAPQTKIPDHRHPFAEVRIIVAGEMLFNISGNQFVLRPGDRVEIPANTKHTHTSQGSAECICVCAQRAI from the coding sequence ATGATCATCACACGTTGGCAAGCGCCGTTGGTACCAAGCAAATCACAGGTTCATATGATTCTTGAAGCAGAAGGTTTAGAACCTTATGATGAAGTGTACGCTCCGCAGACTAAAATTCCAGATCACCGTCATCCGTTTGCAGAAGTTCGTATTATTGTAGCTGGAGAAATGCTATTTAATATCTCTGGAAATCAATTTGTATTGCGCCCTGGGGATCGCGTGGAAATTCCTGCAAATACAAAGCACACGCATACATCACAAGGCTCTGCGGAGTGTATTTGCGTTTGTGCTCAACGTGCGATTTAA